The Corallococcus soli genome has a window encoding:
- the serS gene encoding serine--tRNA ligase: MLDLRNVAQNFDAVVARLKTRGGSLDLGPFQALFLERRDLYVSMEALAARRNAANDEMKRKAKEDPSAMEKLRGDLRGVSQEIKEKESRLKEVEEELNRILLVIPNVPHESVPVGTSADENVQVKAWGEKPNLLFTPKQHFELGESLGMLDFERATKVSGSRFAFYKGALARLERALVTFMIDVHTQKGYTELLPPYLVLRETMMGTGQLPKFEDDAFKTSGDPERFLIPTAEVPVTNYHADEILEGDQLPIRYCAFSPCFRAEAGAAGRDTRGLIRQHQFHKVELVKFAPPEKSLEELEAMTDDACDILRRLGLHHRVMLLCTGDMGFGARKTYDIEVWLPGQGAYREISSCSDCGDFQARRAKIRFRAQKGDKPQMVHTLNGSGLAVGRTSIAILENYQREDGSVAIPEALVPYMGGMKELRPL, translated from the coding sequence ATGCTGGACCTCCGGAACGTTGCGCAGAACTTCGATGCGGTCGTCGCCCGACTGAAGACGCGGGGCGGCAGCCTGGACCTCGGGCCCTTCCAGGCGCTGTTCCTGGAGCGCCGCGACCTCTACGTCTCCATGGAAGCGCTGGCCGCGCGCCGCAACGCCGCCAACGACGAGATGAAGCGCAAGGCGAAGGAGGACCCGTCCGCGATGGAGAAGCTGCGCGGCGACCTGCGCGGCGTCTCCCAGGAGATCAAGGAGAAGGAGTCCCGCCTCAAGGAAGTCGAGGAGGAGCTCAACCGCATCCTGCTCGTCATCCCCAACGTGCCCCATGAGTCGGTGCCCGTGGGCACCAGCGCGGACGAGAACGTCCAGGTGAAGGCCTGGGGCGAGAAGCCGAACCTGCTCTTCACGCCCAAGCAGCACTTCGAGCTGGGCGAGTCGCTGGGCATGCTCGACTTCGAGCGCGCCACCAAGGTGTCCGGCAGCCGCTTCGCCTTCTACAAGGGGGCCCTGGCCCGGCTGGAGCGCGCGCTCGTCACCTTCATGATCGATGTGCACACGCAGAAGGGCTACACGGAGCTGCTGCCGCCCTACCTGGTGCTGCGCGAGACGATGATGGGCACCGGCCAGCTGCCCAAGTTCGAGGACGACGCGTTCAAGACGTCCGGCGACCCCGAGCGCTTCCTCATCCCCACCGCGGAAGTGCCGGTCACGAACTACCACGCGGACGAAATCCTGGAGGGCGACCAGCTCCCCATCCGCTACTGCGCCTTCAGCCCGTGCTTCCGCGCGGAGGCCGGCGCCGCCGGGCGCGACACGCGCGGCCTCATCCGCCAGCACCAGTTCCATAAAGTAGAGCTGGTGAAGTTCGCCCCTCCGGAGAAGAGCCTGGAGGAGCTGGAGGCCATGACAGACGACGCGTGCGACATCCTGCGCCGGCTGGGGCTGCACCACCGGGTGATGCTGCTGTGCACCGGGGACATGGGCTTCGGCGCGCGCAAGACGTACGACATCGAGGTCTGGCTGCCCGGCCAGGGCGCGTACCGGGAGATTTCGTCCTGCTCGGACTGCGGCGACTTCCAGGCCCGCCGTGCGAAGATCCGCTTCCGCGCCCAGAAGGGCGACAAGCCCCAGATGGTGCACACCCTCAACGGCAGCGGGCTGGCCGTGGGGCGCACGAGCATCGCCATCCTGGAGAACTACCAGCGGGAGGACGGAAGCGTCGCCATCCCGGAGGCGTTGGTGCCGTACATGGGCGGAATGAAGGAGCTTCGCCCCCTGTAG